The genomic interval GCGGGATGACCAGCCACGCAGCCATCGTCTCCCGCGAGCTGGGCGTCCCCGCTGTCGTCGGAACCGACGACGCCACCGGCCGGCTCCGTGACGGCCAGCCGGTGACTATCGACGGGGACATGGGAACCGTCGAGGTGGGCGAACCCGACGAGTCGGCGGCGGAGCCGGCGGAGTCGTCCGAACCGGCCGAGCCGGCGAGCCCGGTCAAGCCGATGACCGGCACCGAGGTGAAGGTCAACGTCTCCATCCCGGAGGCCGCCGAGCGCGCGGCGGCGACCGGCGCCGACGGCGTCGGCCTGTTGCGCATCGAGCACATGATTCTCTCGACGGACAAGACGCCGACGCGCTACGTCGAAGACCACGGTGAGCGCGCCTACGTCGAGGAGATAGTCGAGGGCGTCCGCGGCGTCGCGGAGGCGTTCTACCCCCGACCGGTGCGGGTCCGGACCCTCGATGCGCCCTCCGACGAGTTCCGCCAGCTCCAGGGCGGCGAGGACGAGCCCGCCGAGCACAACCCGATGCTTGGCTACCGGGGTGTGCGGCGGTCGCTCGACCGCCCCGACGAGTTCGAGCTCGAGCTCCGGGCCTTCGCCCGGCTGTACGAACTGGGCTACGACAACGTCGAGCTGATGATTCCGCTCGTGACCGACGCGGAGGACGTGTTGCGAGCGAAGTCGCTGATGCAGGCGGCGGGTATCGACCCGGAGAAGCGCGACTGGGGCGTGATGGTCGAGACCCCCGCGAGCGCACTCTGTATCGAAGAGCTCTGTGACACCGGCATCGACTTCGCCTCCTTCGGGACGAACGACCTCACCCAGTACACGCTGGCGGTGGACCGCAACAACACCAACGTCGCGGGCCGCTTCGACGAGCTCCACCCCGCCGTGCTCGACCTGATGGCCCGCGTCATCGGGACCTGTCGGGAACGCGGCGTGGCGACGAGCATCTGCGGGCAGGCGGCCTCGAAACCGGAGATGGTCCAGTTCCTCGTCGACGAGGGCGTCAGCTCCATCTCGGCCAACATCGATGCGGTGCGCGACGTGCAACACGAGGTCAAGCGGGTCGAACAGCGGTTGCTGCTCGAATCGGTTCGGTAGACGGCGGGCCGCCTTTTTTCAGCGCGGGGAGTCGCACAAACCGCTCTCGACGGACCCGGCCTACAGCTCGCTGTCCGGAACGACGACGACCTTTCCGAACCCCTCGCGCTCCTCGACGAGCCGGTGTGCCTCCGCGATGTCGCTCATCGGGAGCGTCTCGCGGATGCGCGGCTCGAAGGTCCCGTCCCACACCAGGTCGAGCGCCGCTTCTGCCTGTCCCGGGGTGGCCATCGTCGACCCGATGACCCGGAGCTGGTTCCAGAAGATGCGGTTGAGGTCCGTCTCCGGATTCCCGCCGGTCGTCGCCCCGCAGGTGACGACGCGGCCCCCTTTCACGAGGCTCTTGAGCGAGTCCCGCCAGGTCTGTGCGCCGATGTGGTCGACCACCATGTCGACGCCGCGGCCGCCGGTCAGCGACCGAATCTCGCTCGCGAAGTCCTCCTCGGCGTAGTTTATCGTCCGGTCGGCACCGAGTTCCGCTGCGTAGGTGAGCTTCTCGTCGGTGCTGGCCGTTGCGAACACCTCGGCGCCGGCCTCGGCGGCCACCTGCACCGCCGCGTGGCCGACCCCGCCCGACGCCCCGAGGACGAGCACCGACTCGCCGACCTGTAGCTCTCCCCGGTCACGGAGCATCCGCCAGGCGGTCTGGAAGACGAGCGGCGCGGCGGCCGCCGTCTCCCAGTCCACTCCCTCCGGGACGGGTGCGAGGTTCGCCTCGGGAATCGCGGCGAACTCGCTGTGGACGCCCCTGACGTGTTCGCCGATGATGTGGAAGTCGGGAGCCAGTGTCGGGTCGCCCTTGCGGCTGAACTCGTCGTCCCCGCCGCTCTTGCCGGCCAACAGCGCGACGCGGTCGCCGGCTTCGAACCGCGTGACGTCGTCCCCGACTTCGGTCACGACCCCGGCCGCGTCGCTCCCCGGAACGTGTGGCATGTCGAGGTCGATACCCGGCAATCCCCGCCGTGTGTGGACGTCGAGGTGGTTCAGCGAGGCCGCTTTGATATCGACCAGGGCCTCCCGAGGCCCACACTCCGGGTCCGGAAAATCGCCGTACGTGAGCACGTCTCTGTCGCCGTGGCTGTCGAACTGGACTGCTTGCATCGTCTATCACATCGGCCCAAAATCATAATAGTCTATTGTGAACTTCTCGCGGGCGGCGGATTCGGTTCCGTCCAGTCGCCGCCCATACTATTTGGGTGTTACATTCATTACCCGATAGCGGGCAGTACTTTCCGATGGTAGAGACGGGGGATATCGCACCTGATTTCACGCTCCGCGGGACTGACGGCCAGTTGCTCTCACAGTACACGCTCTCGGACTACGTCGCGGACGGCTACGTTATCCTCTCGTTCTACATGAACGACTTCTCGCCGGTCTGCTCGGAGCAGATGTGCGACCTCGACGACATCGACCTGTTCCAGTTCGAGGCTGACGTCTCGATGTTCGGCATCTCGCCCGACTACGTCTACTCCCACCGGGAGTACAGCCGACAGAAGGGGATCACCTTCCCGCTGCTCTCGGACACGCAGTTCGAGGTCTCGAAGGCCTACGGCGTCTACGACCCCGAGCTGGAGTCGGGCGTCCGCCGGGCGCTGTTTCTCGTCGACAGCGACCGGCGAATCCGGCACAGCTGGGTCGCGACGGACAACTGGGAGGCGTGGGACCACAGCACGACCGAGGCGCTGAAAGCCGCCCTCGACACGCTCCGGATCTGACGCCGCCGTCCTAGTGCTCAGGTCCGACGCCGGCCTCGCGCATGTACTCGTCCAGCGTCTCGGCGAGCAGCTCTGCGAAGGCGCCGTCGTTGATATCCGCCTCTCGTTCGAGGAGTTCCACGTTCTCGTCGAGACGGTCCCGTATCGCATCGAACAGTTCGGCGTCGGCCTCGGGGTCGTAGAACTCCTCCCCCTCGACGTCGAGCATGGAGACGCCGCCGAGCGGGAGGACAATCGCCGTTGGCCCGGTCGCGCCGTTGAGCTTTTCGGCGAGTATAGCGCCCAGGTCGGCGTTCTCCTCGGGCGTCGTCCGCATCAGCGTCACCTGTGGGTTGTGGACGTGGAATTGCCCCCCCTCGAACTCCTCGGGCACCGAGTCCCGCGGGCCGAAGTTCACCATGTCGAGCGCACCGGTCGAGACCACTTGTGGAATCCCCGCCTCGCCGGCCGCCTCCAGTCGGTCAGGGCCAGCGGTGAGCGTCCCGCCGACGAGCTCGTCCGCCCACTCGGTCGTCGTCACGTCGAGGACGCCGTCGATGACGCCCTCCTCGACGAGCGACTCCATCGCTCGTCCGCCCGTGCCCGTCGCGTGGAAGACGATGGTCTCGTAGCCCCGGTCTTCGAGCACCTCGCGGGCCCGCTGGACGCACGGGGTCGTGACGCCGAACATCGTGATGCCGACAGTGGGTCGGTCTTCGACCTCGACGTCGGGCTCGTTGGCGACCATCCCGACCATCGCCAGTGCGGCGTTGCCGATGACCCGCCGGGAGAGCTGGTTCAGCCCCTCGATGTCGGCGACGGAGTACAGCATGGCGATGTCGCGCGAACCGACGTAGGGCTCCGTGTCGCCCGAGGCCATCGTCGACACCATGAACTTGGGGACGCCCACCGGGAGCGCCCGCATCGCCGTCGTCGCGATGGAGGTGTTGCCGGAGCCGCCGAGCCCGAGCACGCCGTCGAGTGTCCCTTCGGTGTAGAGCCCCTCGGCGACCGTGGCCGCGCCCTCGCCCATCGCTTCCATCGCTTCGCCGCGGTCGCCGCCCTCGCGGAGCGCGTCGAGCGTCGTCCCCGCGGCCTCGGCGACCGCTCCGGCCGCCGTGTCCGGCTCGACCTCGGGCTCGCCCATCACGCCCACGTCGACGAGGTGGGTGTCGACGCCCTGTGACTCGATGACCGCCCGGGCGAAATCTATCTCCTCGCCTTTCGTGTCGAGCGTCCCGATGACGACGACGGCCATCAGAACTCTATCCCCTTGAACTCGCGAGCTTGATTTTGAATGGCCTCCTCGGTCGGGAGCCGTTCGATGCTGGAGGCGCCGAAGAAGCCGACGACGCCCTCCGTGTTGTTCAGGACGTACTCGGCGTCGTCGGGCCAGGCGATGGGGCCGCCGTGGCAGATGACCATGACGTCGTCGTCGACGTCTTTCGCGGCGTCGTGGTGGGCCTGGACGCGCTCGGCGGCCGTTTCGAGGTCCAGTGCGGTCTCCGCGCCGATGTCGCCCGACGTGGTCAGTCCCATGTGCGAGACGATGACGTCCGCGCCGGCCTCGGCCATCTCGCGGGCGTGAGCCTCGGTGAAGACGTACGGACAGGTGAGCATTCCCCGGTCGGCGGCCTCCCGGATCATCTCTATCTCCTCGTCGTAGCCCATCCCGGTCTCCTCCAGATTCCGCCGGAAGGAGCTGTCCTCGTCGATGAGGCCGACTGTCGGGAAGTTCTGGACGCCCGAAAAGCCCCGCCGCTTCAGGTCCTCGATGAACACGTCCATCTGTCGGAACGGGTCGGTCCCGTTGACGCCGGCCAGAACGGGGGTGTCCTCGACGACCGGGAGCACCTCGTGACCCATCTCGACGACGATCTCGTTCGCGTCGCCGTAGGGCAACAGCCCGGCCAGCGACCCGCGGCCGTTCATCCGGTATCGCCCGGAGTTGTAGATGATGAGCAGGTCGACCCCGCCCCGCTCGGCGAACTTCGCCGAGATACCGGTCCCCGCGCCGGCGCCGATGACGGGTTCGCCGTTCGAGACTACCGATTCCAGCCGTTCGAGTGACTCCGCATGCGAGAACTGCATGCGAGAGCGTAGCTGTGCTATCGCCTTGGAAATTGTTACCAGTTGATATGTCCCGCGGATAGTGACAGCCGACGGGGTTCCGGGCGAAGCCCGCGAGGAAAATCGGGCCGTCGAACTGGCAGCACCGTCGGCTGTGCGGACGTGACTCTCGCCGAACAAAACGGCTAAACCGGTCGACCCCGAGGCTTGGGGTAGGATGCTCCAGCGGGCCGAGCCACAGGACTTCGAACGGGTGCTCTCCTCGATGTGTACCGTTCCACACCCGTCGGCCCGCAAGGCGGCGGAGCGCTTTCTCGCGACCAACCCCGGCGACCCCGGCACCTACGAGACCGTCGCCGACCTCGAAGACGACGCCGTCGACGCGCTGGGGGAACTGACCGGGCTGGCGGAGCCGGCCGGGTATATCGCCTCCGGCGGCACCGAGGCCAACATTCAGGCGCTGCGCATCGCCCGCAACCGGGCCGACACCGACGACCCCAACGTCGTCGCGCCGGTCCACGCCCACTTCTCCTTTACCAAGGCCGCGGCCGTGCTGGACGTTGAACTGCGCACCGCGCCGGCCCGGAACCACCGCGCCGACACGGAAGCGATGGCCGAGCTGATAGACGACGACACCGTCTGTGTCGTCGGCGTGGCCGGCTCGACGGAGTACGGCTTCGTCGACCCTATCCCCGCGATAGCCGACCTCGCGGGCGACGCCGGCGCGCTGTGTCACGTCGACGCCGCGTGGGGCGGCTTCTATCTACCTTTCACCGACCACGACTGGCACTTCGGCCACGCCGCCGTGGACACGATGACCATCGACCCACACAAGGTCGGGCAGGCCGCCGTCCCCGCCGGCGGACTGCTCGCACGCGAGGAGACACTGCTGGACGACCTGGCCGTCGAGACGCCGTATCTCGAATCGACGAGCCAGCTCACGCTCACCGGGACCCGCTCGGGCGCCGGCGTCGCGTCGGCCGTCGCGGCGATGGAGGCCCTCTGGCCGGCGGGCTACCGAGAGCAGTACGAGCGGTCGATGGACAACGCCGAGTGGCTGGCCGACCAGCTCAGCGCCCGGGGCCACGATGTCGTCGGGCCGGAGCTCCCGCTCGTGGCCGCCGACCTCTCGATTCCGATGACCGACGAACTGCGCGAGCGGGGCTGTTCGAGGAGCGGTCGCCTCGGCGACCCGACGATGAAAAAGATGGTGGCCCACGTGACGCGGTCGATGCTGCGGTCGTTCGTGGCGGATTTGGACTGGTATTAGGGTCCGGCGGCTTCGCCGCCGGTTCCCCGGACGCGAAGGTTGCGCGGTCGCTTGCGACCGCGGGAGACGACGGCGCGACGCGCCGTGAGTCAGTGAGCGTCCGGCCTTTTTCACCCCTGTTTTTCGAGGAGCGGTCGCCTCGGCGACCCGACGATGACAAAGATGGTGGCTCACGGGACCACGACGGCCGCTGTCGCCGTTTGTTTCACAACCACTGATAAGTAAACTATCAGCTCAGTATCGCTCCCGAGTGAAAATATCAAGCTTTAGGACCCACTGAGTGATATCGACTGACGTGAGTTGGCCCTTCGCGGTTCCCCTGCCGGTCGCGTTCCTCGCCGAGTGTGGTACCGCCGGCAGTTCGCTCGCCCTCCTGGAGGAGGCCGTCTGTACAGCGACCGGCCCGACGGGGCTGGCCATCATCGCGGTGTACTCCTTTCTCATCGCCTTCGTGTTGCCGTTGCCCAGCGAGGTCGTCCTCGTGCCGGCGGAGACGCTCCGGCTCGGGCTCTCGACGCAGGGGAACATCGCCGCCATCATCCTCTTCAGCGCGCTGGGCAAGGCGCTGGGGAGCCTCTTCGCGTTCCACATCGGACAGGAGGCAAAGGAGTACGGCCCGCTGGTCCGGCGCATCAAGGACTCCCGGTTCGACATCATCGAGTGGTCCGAGCGCAAGACCATCAAAATCGCACGCAAGTACGGCTACGTCGGCCTCGCGCTGGCGCTGTCGGTCCCCTTCTTCCCCGATACGCTCTCCATCTACGCGTTCACGGTGCTGGAGGAGGACTACGTCCGCTTTGGCGCGGCGACGTTCGTGGGCAGCGCGGGTCGCCTGCTCGTGACGCTGGGGCTCGCCGGCGGGACGCTGGCGCTGCTGTAGGAAACCAACCCCCTTTTGACCCGTCGGCGGCACACGAACAGGTATGAGTCACGACGAGTTTCCCACGGACCACCCAGCGGTGGTCACCTGCGGGCTCCCCTACGCCAACGGCGACCTGCACGTCGGCCACCTGCGGACCTACGTCGCCGGCGACGCCCTCTCGCGAGGGCTGCGACGCATCGGCCAGCAGACCGCCTTCGTCTGCGGCTCGGACATGCACGGGACGCCGGTCGCCGTCAACGCCGCCGAGGAGGGAGTCGAACCCCGCGAGTTCGCGCTGGAGTACCACGAGAGCTACGCCGAGACGTTCCCGCAGTTCAACGTCGAGTTCGACAACTACGGCCACACGGACGACGAGACGAACACCGAACTCACACAGGAGTTCGTCCGCTCGTGGGTGGCGGGGGACTACGTCCACGAGAAGGAGATAGAGGTCGCCTGGGACACCGAGGAGGACCAGCCCCTGCCCGACCGGTTCGTCGAGGGGACCTGCCCCTACTGCGGCGAACAGGCCCGCGGCGACGAGTGCGACGAGGGGTGTCAGCGCCACCTCGAACCCGGCGAAATCGAGGACCCGGTGAGTACGATCACGGGCAACCCCGCGGAGTACCGCACGCGCGAACACAAGTTCCTCCGGCTGGCGGAGTTCCAGGAGTACCTCCAGGGGTTCCTCGACCGCATCGAGGGCACGGACAACGCGAAGAACCAGCCCCGCGAGTGGGTCGACGGCGAACTGCAGGACCTCTGTATCACGCGGGATATGGACTGGGGTATCGACTATCCCGCCGAGGAGGGAGACGGGGCGACGGCCGAGGACCTCGTGCTGTACGTCTGGGTCGACGCTCCTATCGAGTACGTCGCCTCCACGAAGCAGTACTCAGAGCGCGTCGGCGCCGACGAGTACGACTGGGAGCAGGTCTGGAAGATCGACGGCGATACCGAACACGGCACCGAGTGGGACGACGAGTGGACCGACGAGGGCGGCGACATCGTCCACGTCATCGGCCGGGACATCATCCAGCACCACGCGGTCTTCTGGCCGGCGATGTTGCGCGGGGCGGGCTACAACGAACCGCGCTCGCTTCTCGCAACTGGCTTCGTCGGCATCGACGGCAAGGCCCTCTCGACGTCGCGAAACCGTGCGGTGTGGGCCGAGGAGTATCTCGACGCCGGCTTCCACCCCGACCTGTTCCGGTACTACATCGCGACGGGCGCGGGCTTAGAGACCGACGTGGACTTCTCGTGGGACCGCTTTGCCGAGCGGGTCAACGGCGAACTCGTCGGGAACGTCGGGAACTTCATCAACCGCGGGCTCCTCTTCGCCCACCGGAACTACGGCGGCACGCCCGAGGTCGACGTCAGCGACGACGTTCGCGAGCGCATCGAGACGACGCTCTCGGAGTTCGAGGCGGCCGTCCGGGAGTACGACGTCCGCGCGCTCGCGGAACTGGCGACGGAGCTGTCGGACTACGGGAACGAGTACATCCAGCGGACGGAGCCGTGGCACCTCGTCGACGAAGCGCCCGAGGAGGCCGAGCAGGTCATCCGCGACTGCGTCCAGCTGGCGAAGGCCGTCGCCGTCGTCATGCAGCCGGTGTTGCCCGGCAAGGCCGAGCGGCTGTGGGGCCAGCTAGAGGAGCCCGGGTCGGTCGCCGAGGCGTCGCTCTCCGCCGCGCTGGAGGCGCCGCCGGCGTCGTTCGGCGAGCCCGAACAGCTGTTCGAGCAGGTCGACGACGACCACATCGCGGTGCTGAACGAGGAGCTACAGGGACGAGTCGAGAGCGAGGCTTCGGCGGAAGCCCCGGACGACGAGCCCGCCGACCTCGAACCGCTCGCCGACGAGCGCATCAGCTTCGACGACTTCGAGGGGGTCGACATGCGCGTCGGCGAGATCGTCAGCGCCGAATCGGTCGAGGACGCCGACAAGCTCCTCAAGCTCGAAGTCGACATCGGCCACGAGGTCCGCCAGGTCGTCGCCGGCCTCGCCGAACTCCACGAGGTCGACGAGCTCCCGGGAACGCGTGTCATACTGCTTGCAAACATGGAGCAGGCGACCATCTTCGGCGTCGAATCGAACGGGATGGTGCTGGCAGCCGGCGACGAGGCCGACCTGCTGACCACGCACGGCGACGCCCCGCTGGGCACTCGGGTGCAGTAGGCGCGTTCGCTCGCCGTCCCTTTTTGTAGTTCGCCGTCCTAGCGCCGGCTATGTCCACCGACGGGAGCGACGACCGGACCGACGACGAGTTCGTCGCCGAGTACGAGCCCGCGACAGCGGCCGATATCATCGACGAGGCCGAGCCCGTGGCGGACGAGGACGCCGACACCGCTCCGGACGACGACGATGGGGCCGTCGCGGGCTCGTTCGCCCCGGACGTGGCGGTGACCCCGCAGGCACCGGCGCCGGAGAACACGCTGTTCGTAGCGCTTGGCATCTACTTCACCGTTCTCGCACTCGTCGACACGGTAATCGGGCTCACTCCGGTTCAGGTAGTCGGTATCGCCCTCACTATCGGCGCCGTCACGCTCGTCTCGTATGGGATTCTGGTCCGCACCACCCCCGACACTTAATCCGTCAGCGGCCCTATATGCGTGTATGAACGTTTCCGTGGGCTCGCTCGCTCTCGTGCCCGCCCAGCTCGAACCGCTGTTCGGTACGACGGTATCGGTCGTCCTGTTCCTCGCAGGGGCGGGACTCATCGTCGCCGAAGCGTTCGCGCCGGGCACGCACTTTTTCGTCCTCGGCGTCGCGCTGCTGGTCGCCGGACTGGTCGGCTTCCTGATTCCGCCCGGACTCGGCGTTCTCGCGCCCCTCATCCTCGCAGCGGCCGTTCTCGCGACGACAGCGGTGACGCTCTGGGGGTACCGGAAGATAGACTTCTCGGCGCCCGGCCGGGGACAGTCGCTCTCGTCGAGTTCGCTTCAGGGGCAGTTCGGTACCGTCACGGAGCGGGTCACGACGAGCGCCGGGCAGGTCAAACTCGAAGACGGCGGCTTCAACCCGTACTACGAGGCCCGCAGCGTCGGCGGCGAGATAGCTGAAGGGACCGAGGTGCTCGTCGTCGACCCCGGCGGCGGCAACGTCCTGAAAGTCGAGGCGGCCGCGACTACCGACGACGACATCGACCGGGCCCTCGAACGGGACCGCGAGGAGAACACGTCCGTCGAGCCGGACGCCGAGTCCGAACACGCGTGATCCGGTGTGGATATCGGTAGTTTGTGACAGGGTCACCGAAGGCTTTTATTTCGTCCCACCCGAGCTTCAGGTGTCATGTCAACCCCGCTGGTACCGCTGCAGTCACTGTTCGCCGGTGGCATCTTCGTGTTCGTCACGATGGTGCTTCTCGTGCTGGCGATAGCTGTCGCGTACTCAAGCGTCGTCATCATCCGCCCGTATCAGAAAGGTGCGTACACGGTTCTGGGCACCTACCGCGGCATCCTCGACCAGGGGATTCACTTCATCTACCCCTTCGTCTCGGATGTCACCCGCTTCGACATGCGGACCCAGACCCTCGACGTGCCCCGACAGGAAGCTATCACCCGCGACAACTCGCCCGTGACGGCCGACGCCGTCGTCTACATCAAGGTGATGGACCCGAAGAAGGCCTTCCTCGAAGTCGACAACTACGAGCGCGCCGTCTCGAACCTCGCCCAGACCACCCTCCGCGCCGTGCTGGGTGATATGGAGCTCGACGACACGCTCAACAAGCGCCAGGAGATAAACTCCCGCATCCGCCGGGAACTGGACGAACCCACCGACGAGTGGGGTGTCCGTGTCGAGTCCGTCGAAGTGAGGGAAGTGAACCCCTCGAAGGACGTCCAGCAGGCCATGGAGCAACAGACCTCCGCCGAGCGGAAACGCCGCGCCATGATTCTGGAAGCCCAGGGTGAACGCCGCTCCGCCATCGAGACCGCGGAGGGTGACAAGCAGTCGAACATCATCCGCGCCCAGGGTGAGAAGCAGAGCCAGATTCTGGAGGCACAGGGTGACGCTATCTCGACCGTCCTCCGGGCGAAGTCCGCCGAGTCGATGGGCGAGCGCGCCGTCATCGACAAGGGGATGGAGACGCTGGGCGAGATGGGCAAGTCCGAATCGACCACCTTCGTGTTGCCCCAGGAGCTCACGTCGCTCGTGGGCCGCTACGGCAAACACCTCCAGGGCTCCGACGTGAAACAGAACGGCCATGTCCTCGACGCCCTCGACTTCGACGACGAGACCCGGGAGATGCTCGGCCTCGACGACATCGAGGAGATACTCGGCCAGATAGACGAGGAGGCCGAAGTCGACGTCGA from Halomicroarcula saliterrae carries:
- a CDS encoding zinc-binding dehydrogenase, producing the protein MQAVQFDSHGDRDVLTYGDFPDPECGPREALVDIKAASLNHLDVHTRRGLPGIDLDMPHVPGSDAAGVVTEVGDDVTRFEAGDRVALLAGKSGGDDEFSRKGDPTLAPDFHIIGEHVRGVHSEFAAIPEANLAPVPEGVDWETAAAAPLVFQTAWRMLRDRGELQVGESVLVLGASGGVGHAAVQVAAEAGAEVFATASTDEKLTYAAELGADRTINYAEEDFASEIRSLTGGRGVDMVVDHIGAQTWRDSLKSLVKGGRVVTCGATTGGNPETDLNRIFWNQLRVIGSTMATPGQAEAALDLVWDGTFEPRIRETLPMSDIAEAHRLVEEREGFGKVVVVPDSEL
- a CDS encoding redoxin domain-containing protein, whose translation is MVETGDIAPDFTLRGTDGQLLSQYTLSDYVADGYVILSFYMNDFSPVCSEQMCDLDDIDLFQFEADVSMFGISPDYVYSHREYSRQKGITFPLLSDTQFEVSKAYGVYDPELESGVRRALFLVDSDRRIRHSWVATDNWEAWDHSTTEALKAALDTLRI
- a CDS encoding Tm-1-like ATP-binding domain-containing protein, which translates into the protein MAVVVIGTLDTKGEEIDFARAVIESQGVDTHLVDVGVMGEPEVEPDTAAGAVAEAAGTTLDALREGGDRGEAMEAMGEGAATVAEGLYTEGTLDGVLGLGGSGNTSIATTAMRALPVGVPKFMVSTMASGDTEPYVGSRDIAMLYSVADIEGLNQLSRRVIGNAALAMVGMVANEPDVEVEDRPTVGITMFGVTTPCVQRAREVLEDRGYETIVFHATGTGGRAMESLVEEGVIDGVLDVTTTEWADELVGGTLTAGPDRLEAAGEAGIPQVVSTGALDMVNFGPRDSVPEEFEGGQFHVHNPQVTLMRTTPEENADLGAILAEKLNGATGPTAIVLPLGGVSMLDVEGEEFYDPEADAELFDAIRDRLDENVELLEREADINDGAFAELLAETLDEYMREAGVGPEH
- a CDS encoding phosphoenolpyruvate hydrolase family protein is translated as MQFSHAESLERLESVVSNGEPVIGAGAGTGISAKFAERGGVDLLIIYNSGRYRMNGRGSLAGLLPYGDANEIVVEMGHEVLPVVEDTPVLAGVNGTDPFRQMDVFIEDLKRRGFSGVQNFPTVGLIDEDSSFRRNLEETGMGYDEEIEMIREAADRGMLTCPYVFTEAHAREMAEAGADVIVSHMGLTTSGDIGAETALDLETAAERVQAHHDAAKDVDDDVMVICHGGPIAWPDDAEYVLNNTEGVVGFFGASSIERLPTEEAIQNQAREFKGIEF
- the mfnA gene encoding tyrosine decarboxylase MfnA; the encoded protein is MLQRAEPQDFERVLSSMCTVPHPSARKAAERFLATNPGDPGTYETVADLEDDAVDALGELTGLAEPAGYIASGGTEANIQALRIARNRADTDDPNVVAPVHAHFSFTKAAAVLDVELRTAPARNHRADTEAMAELIDDDTVCVVGVAGSTEYGFVDPIPAIADLAGDAGALCHVDAAWGGFYLPFTDHDWHFGHAAVDTMTIDPHKVGQAAVPAGGLLAREETLLDDLAVETPYLESTSQLTLTGTRSGAGVASAVAAMEALWPAGYREQYERSMDNAEWLADQLSARGHDVVGPELPLVAADLSIPMTDELRERGCSRSGRLGDPTMKKMVAHVTRSMLRSFVADLDWY
- a CDS encoding YqaA family protein encodes the protein MSWPFAVPLPVAFLAECGTAGSSLALLEEAVCTATGPTGLAIIAVYSFLIAFVLPLPSEVVLVPAETLRLGLSTQGNIAAIILFSALGKALGSLFAFHIGQEAKEYGPLVRRIKDSRFDIIEWSERKTIKIARKYGYVGLALALSVPFFPDTLSIYAFTVLEEDYVRFGAATFVGSAGRLLVTLGLAGGTLALL
- the metG gene encoding methionine--tRNA ligase, giving the protein MSHDEFPTDHPAVVTCGLPYANGDLHVGHLRTYVAGDALSRGLRRIGQQTAFVCGSDMHGTPVAVNAAEEGVEPREFALEYHESYAETFPQFNVEFDNYGHTDDETNTELTQEFVRSWVAGDYVHEKEIEVAWDTEEDQPLPDRFVEGTCPYCGEQARGDECDEGCQRHLEPGEIEDPVSTITGNPAEYRTREHKFLRLAEFQEYLQGFLDRIEGTDNAKNQPREWVDGELQDLCITRDMDWGIDYPAEEGDGATAEDLVLYVWVDAPIEYVASTKQYSERVGADEYDWEQVWKIDGDTEHGTEWDDEWTDEGGDIVHVIGRDIIQHHAVFWPAMLRGAGYNEPRSLLATGFVGIDGKALSTSRNRAVWAEEYLDAGFHPDLFRYYIATGAGLETDVDFSWDRFAERVNGELVGNVGNFINRGLLFAHRNYGGTPEVDVSDDVRERIETTLSEFEAAVREYDVRALAELATELSDYGNEYIQRTEPWHLVDEAPEEAEQVIRDCVQLAKAVAVVMQPVLPGKAERLWGQLEEPGSVAEASLSAALEAPPASFGEPEQLFEQVDDDHIAVLNEELQGRVESEASAEAPDDEPADLEPLADERISFDDFEGVDMRVGEIVSAESVEDADKLLKLEVDIGHEVRQVVAGLAELHEVDELPGTRVILLANMEQATIFGVESNGMVLAAGDEADLLTTHGDAPLGTRVQ
- a CDS encoding DUF7312 domain-containing protein is translated as MSTDGSDDRTDDEFVAEYEPATAADIIDEAEPVADEDADTAPDDDDGAVAGSFAPDVAVTPQAPAPENTLFVALGIYFTVLALVDTVIGLTPVQVVGIALTIGAVTLVSYGILVRTTPDT
- a CDS encoding NfeD family protein; this translates as MNVSVGSLALVPAQLEPLFGTTVSVVLFLAGAGLIVAEAFAPGTHFFVLGVALLVAGLVGFLIPPGLGVLAPLILAAAVLATTAVTLWGYRKIDFSAPGRGQSLSSSSLQGQFGTVTERVTTSAGQVKLEDGGFNPYYEARSVGGEIAEGTEVLVVDPGGGNVLKVEAAATTDDDIDRALERDREENTSVEPDAESEHA
- a CDS encoding SPFH domain-containing protein produces the protein MSTPLVPLQSLFAGGIFVFVTMVLLVLAIAVAYSSVVIIRPYQKGAYTVLGTYRGILDQGIHFIYPFVSDVTRFDMRTQTLDVPRQEAITRDNSPVTADAVVYIKVMDPKKAFLEVDNYERAVSNLAQTTLRAVLGDMELDDTLNKRQEINSRIRRELDEPTDEWGVRVESVEVREVNPSKDVQQAMEQQTSAERKRRAMILEAQGERRSAIETAEGDKQSNIIRAQGEKQSQILEAQGDAISTVLRAKSAESMGERAVIDKGMETLGEMGKSESTTFVLPQELTSLVGRYGKHLQGSDVKQNGHVLDALDFDDETREMLGLDDIEEILGQIDEEAEVDVEAMEEEAQKIKRGKDAGIDNADEVIEQMDAEIDDGADIAGGPEDTGSDSDT